One genomic segment of Chitinophaga sancti includes these proteins:
- a CDS encoding phosphoribosylglycinamide formyltransferase yields the protein MKNIAIFASGAGSNAQKIIDHFRGSDKAAVTLILCNKPGAGVFTIAENEHIPSILIDKERFFKSDDYIQILKEANIDLIVLAGFLWKVPGNLVQAFPEHIINIHPALLPKYGGKGMYGHFVHDAVISAKEPESGITIHFVNEKYDDGATILQERCTITPDDTPETLAKKVQVLEHKFYPLIVERLLTL from the coding sequence TTGAAAAATATAGCCATCTTCGCTTCCGGTGCAGGTAGTAACGCGCAAAAGATCATCGACCACTTCAGAGGCTCCGACAAAGCCGCCGTTACACTCATCCTGTGCAATAAACCAGGAGCCGGTGTTTTTACAATAGCAGAGAACGAACACATTCCTTCTATATTAATAGATAAAGAAAGATTTTTCAAAAGTGATGACTATATTCAGATATTAAAGGAAGCAAACATCGACCTGATCGTACTGGCTGGTTTCCTCTGGAAAGTACCCGGCAACCTGGTACAGGCATTTCCAGAGCATATTATTAATATACATCCGGCATTACTACCTAAATATGGAGGCAAAGGCATGTATGGTCACTTTGTGCACGACGCCGTGATCTCCGCTAAGGAACCTGAAAGTGGTATTACTATCCATTTTGTCAATGAAAAATATGATGATGGAGCTACTATCTTACAGGAACGTTGTACTATCACCCCGGACGATACCCCGGAGACCCTCGCAAAGAAGGTACAGGTGCTGGAACACAAGTTTTATCCACTAATTGTGGAACGATTATTGACTTTATAA